The Gammaproteobacteria bacterium genome contains the following window.
TGGCTTTTTCAGTGACAGTTTCAATAAAAGGTTTAATGACCGATAAGGCAACGTCGGCTTCTAGCAAACTAACCCGCACATCGCGCAAGGTTTCTTTGATATTGCTTTCAGAAATTCGACCAAGACCGCGTAAATTCTTTAAGGTGCGATCCAGGCGATTCGATAAAGATTCAAACATGGTGGTAATAACCTTGATAGAGAGTGGTGTGTAGTATATACGTTTGAGATTCCGGGTACAATTTCTCTTGAAAATAGATTATTAAAACGTCATTTTCAACCTTAAAGAGGGCGACCAACTGGTAGCCCCTACTCCAGGTCAGCGAACAATCTAACGTCACAATTCCTCAGGGTTTTCTAAAAAAATATACGAAGTAATCAACCATTTGTGCAGAATTCTCAGGAAACGAATTCGCCGGGCGTAGGGGCTACCGGTTGGTCGCCCTCTTCAATATTTCTTTTATTTCTACTGTCCTAATTCACGCAAAGGCTTCTTGCTTAATAAATGCTCAGTGATGTCTTCTAAAGAAACGCCACGAGTTTCTGGCACATAGAGACGCGTGAACAACAAGCCTAAAATACAGGCAACAGCATATAACCAGAACGTTGTAGATATACCCAATCCTTTGATGAAAATAGGATAACTAAATACGACTAAGAAGTTAAACCCCCAGTTACAGATAGATGCCATACCCATTCCGGTGTTACGAACATGGATAGGGAAGATCTCAGCCATCATGATGTGTGGGATTGGGCCAATTGCGATAGCAAAAAAAGCAATATAGGCAAGTACTGCAAAGAAAGTAATCATACCCAAATGAACCGTTTGTAATTGAGCGCCCATGCTGATAATAATTAATGTTGCAGCGGCCCCTGCAAAACCGATGTACAACAGCTTGCGACGTCCAACTTTTTCAACCAGCCACATCGCCAATACCGTAGTAAGCATGTTAACTAGGCCTACGCCAACGGTCGCCAGGATCTGTGTGCTAGTGCTGTCCATGCCGGCAGCCGCAAAAATGCTTGGAGCAAAGTAAATAACGACGTTAATTCCACTTATTTGTTGCAGAACAAATAACCCCATCGCAACGATTAACGCTGGACGGACGGTTGGTGAAAATAGCGCACTCCATTTGACCATTTTGCCTTCATCAGCGATAGTGTGTTCAATATTATTTAACTCGGCACTGACATCGCGGTTGGGGCTAATACGGTTCAAGACTTTTCGTGCTTTGTCTGTTTGATTAGAGAGCACTAGCCAGCGATGGCTCTCGGGTAAACACATCATGCCTACCAGCAATACAAGCGCGGGAATAGCCCCAGCCGCAAACATCCAGCGCCAGTTAATGCCATAAACAAATAAGTAGTTAACGACATAACCCAACATAATACCTATTGTTATAGCAAGCTGATAACAACTGATTAAGCGACCACGAAGATTAGCAGGCGCCATTTCTGCAATGTAAAGCGGTGTCATGACTCCAGCGATACCAATCGCTATACCGGTGATTAGCCGTGCAATAACTAAAGTAGTTAAGTTAATAGAGACTGCGGCACCAATGGCGCTTACCGTGAAAAGAATCGCGGCAGTGAGAATGGCAGTTTTTCGACCAATTTTAGTCGTGAGCTTAGTTGCGATAAATGAGCCCAGTACGATAGAAGCAAACATCGCCCCTAAAGGCAGCGCACTGGCAAGAAAGCCTAGAGCAGCAACATCCAAATGGAAATTTTCTATGAGAGTGGGTAGAATCCCGGCGATAACGCCTTCGTCAAAGCCAAAGAGTAAACCCGAGATTGCGGCGATGCTTGCAATAAGATAGACCATAGTGTTCCCCTGTAATGTGGAGTGTTAGATGATTATTACACGATAAATTCATTGATTGAAAGGGTTAAAGTAAGGGTAAGTTGATTTTCGGATGGTAGTTTTGTGGCAATCGATTGTCAACCACAAGAGTATTCGGTATGCTTTCTTGGTTATTTTTCATCTCAATACAGTAGCTTAACGCATGGGGCGCCTGATTTTATGAGCACCAAATCTCATCGTAGTATACCTTTAGTTCAGATGGGTTTTATGTCTCAACTTGCGCATTTGTCTAAGGCCGAAAAATTAATTGCTTTGTTTGAGAAGTATGGTGACATTGTTGCGATATCGCAGCGAGAGAAATTTTTTGCGGTTAATGATGTGGACGCAATTGGCCATATTCTGCGTGATAATAGTGAAGCTTATGACAAACATTTCCCACTTTATGATCGAGTGAAGTTTTTTTTGGGAGATGGATTATTAACGCATGCAGGTGACGTTTGGCGACAACGACGTAAACTCATACAGCCGCACTTTACGCATTACGCTATGCCTGAAGTTTTTTCTGTCACTGTGGAAAAAACCAAAGAAATGATATTACGCTGGAAACGGTATGCTCGTGAGCGAGAGGCGTTTGACCTTGGGCAAGAATTATTAACTTTGATGTTACAAATTTCATCGAAAGTATTGTTTCATCACGAGCTAGATTATTCTAAATCACGCTTTTTGGTTAGTGCTTATGGGAAAACACAGTGCAATGTTAATCGCGCAATTTCCATGAATCCTTGGTTTCCATCGCTGGCGCAATGGAAAGCGCGTATTACACATGCTCAAATTGGTCAAGCCATCGAAGAAATTATAAAAAATCATGTGCCACAAGTCCCTGCAGATATGTTAGATACGTTACTGACAGCAACCCGTTGTCCTATGGCCTCATTATCACAACACGATGTTCACGAAGAGATGCGTACTTTTTTAGGTGGAGGTCATGAAACCACTGGAAGTGGGTTGGTTTGGACAATGGCAACTTTATTGCAACATCCTGAATATGTTGAACGTTTGCAGCACGAATTAACCACTGTATTAGATAAACGCGATCCTGTTTACGAAGATTTGCCTTCGTTGACATTAAACAAAATGATTTTTCAAGAAGGATTGAGATTATATCCGCCTATATGGATTACTGGTCGACGTCTTTTGAGGCCAGATGTTTTGTGCGGATACTCAATACCGGAAGAATCTACGGTGACAATTTGCATGTATGCATTGCATCGAGATGAATGTCATTGGGAGGAGCCCGATCTTTTTAATCCGTATAGGTTTACGCAAGAAGCTGTTGCAGCACGGCATAAATATGCGTATTTACCGTTTGGGGCAGGATCGCGTGGTTGTATTGCGCAATTATTTTCTATGATCCAAGGGCCTATGGTTTTGGCGATGTTGATGCAAAATTTTGAATTTGAATTGCTATCAAATGATTTTAGTCATGAATTATTTTTTACAATTCGTCCGAAATATCCCGTGTATGTACGAGTAAAGGAGCGTTAAGCAATAAGTTCATGCTAGCCAATAGACTCTGTGTTATCCACAGAAGGCTTTGATTTAAGCCGAATCTTTTTTACGCGATTGTGTCTTACTTGCAGAATTTCAATTGAGTAACCATTAATATTAATGGATAACCCAGGTTTTGGAATAGACTCTAGATGCTCGAAAATAAGGCCATTGACTGTTTTAGCATCGCTGGTAGTAAAGACAGTGTTTAGTTCTTTGTTGAGATCACGTAGTGTGGCGCTACCCTCAATTAAATAGCTGCCATCTTTTTGTAAAGTAATTTCTTCTGTATTTTCGATCACGTCAGTGGTGAATACGCCGACAATTTCTTCAAGTATGTTATCTAAAGTCACTAAACCTTTAATTTTGCCATATTCATCAACGACTAATGCCAATCGATCTTTATGTTTCTGGAAACGTAACAGTTGTTGTTTAAGATCCACGCGTTCAGGAATAAAATAAGTCGGACGCAAATGTTTTTTGATTTGCTTTTTATTAAAATTGGGTAAATTAATGCTTTGTAAAATATCACGTATATGCAAAATACCGCAGGTATTATCGATGTTACCATGAAATACAGGCGCTCTTGTATGTTGTAAATTGTGTAATTGTTTAACGATTTCTTGGATGTCGTCATCTAAGTTAATGCCAAGAATATCACTTCGTACTACCATGATTTCATCGACCGTAATTTTCTTCAAATCAAAGACGCCCAGCAACATAGAGCGATCTTGAGAAGGCATCTCATCAGAAGAGGCATGCACCATAGTACGCAATTCTTCACGGCTGAGTGGTTCTAGCTTAGCGTTTTCTACCCGTATATTAAGGACGCGTAACAAGCCATTAGAAATAGTGTTAATTAACCAAACTAATGGATAAGCAATTCTTAATAGCCAGCGCAATGGAAAAGAAACAATGGCGGCAGTTTCTTCAGGGTATATGGCCGCTACAGTCTTGGGCGCAACTTCAGCAAAAACAAGAACAAGAAAGGTAAGAATCAATGGCGCAACAAAAGCATTTGCTTCACCATAGAGATCAATCGCAATAATAGTGGCGAGTGTAGAAGCAAAAATATTGGCACAAGTGTTGCCAATTAAGATCACTCCCAAGAGTCTATCTGGTCGTTTAAGGAGTGCCAGTATTTGTTTAGCACGTTTGTTCCCCATTTGAACTTCATGCTGAAGTCGATACCGGTTAGCTGCCATCATGCCGGTTTCTGAAGCGGAAAAAAATCCAGAAATAACGATGAGCAAAACAAGGCCAATTATTGCGATTAGCACGGCTTATCCTTTTAGTTGATCATTCATTTTATGGGCGATAGTGTAAGATAGCATCTCTTCGCATTCAACGGTATTATACTCATTGGCTTTTATTTTGAGTGTTTGGAGAGAGTTTATGTTGATAGTGCCTTACAAAAGCGTCGCGGCGGCGCTGGTTTTAGCGGTGTTGCTCGGGCCGATTGGCGTTTTTTATGCTTCTTTTGTTGGCGGTATTGTCATGTGTATTTTTGGTTTGGTAGCGATTGGGACTATGGCCAGCATGCATTCACCGCTACCGATGGTAACCGTTTGCTTATTTGGGATTGTGTGGGCTATGGCAGCCGTGAGATTTTATAACTACAAAATGTTGAAAATCGCAGTGAATGGTTGTTTTGGAGACCCTGTAAGCCCAATCGCTCAAAAATTGAAAAAGAATCGTGGATTTTTTAGGAAAGAAAAAATCGTCAAAGATGAGCAGGCTAGTGAGGTAACCCCTGAAACACCTGATGCTGAAGACGGTGCTTCTGCTTGGAAATTATGAAGGAAGTATAGTGGAATTAAGGCGGGTTGTTCGTCGACAAGTATCAGAAGATAGTGTACATGTCGCATTATCAAAAGATATTCATCCTGTTGTCGATAGGTTATTGCGTCATCGTGGCGTTTATTCTGTCAACGAAGTTGATTATGCTTTAAAACATTTATTGCCCTTTCATGCATTAAGTAATATTACTGCGGCAGCGTGTTGTTTAGCAGAGGCGTTAGAAAAACAAGAAAAAATACTAATCGTTGGCGATTTTGATGCGGATGGGGCAACGAGTACGGCTTTGTCTGTGCGGGTGCTGCGAGCATTCGGCGCAAGAAACGTTGATTTTTTGGTGCCTAATCGATTTAACTTTGGTTATGGATTAACCACAGAGTTAGTTGCTGTTGCGAAGAATATGCAACCTGATTTAATTATGACAGTGGATAATGGTATATCCAGTATTGCTGGGGTTGCTGCTGCAAAAGCAGCAGGGATAAAAGTATTGATTACTGATCATCACCTTTCGCCAGCAGTATTACCCGACGCAGACGTTATCGTTAATCCTAATCAACGAGAGGATGAATTCGAAAGCAAAGCGCTTGCAGGCGTCGGTGTGGTTTTCTATGTGATGTTGGCATTACGAGCTGAATTACGTAAACGAAATTGGTTCGAGCAACAAAAAATTGTTGAACCGAATCTAGCGAATTATTTAGACATTGTCGCTTTAGGCACTGTAGCGGATGTTGTGCCATTAGATCGCAATAACCGAATATTAGTCGCGCAAGGACTACAACGCATACGGGCAGGAAAATGTGTGCCAGGTATTGCAGCTTTATTATCAATTGCTAAACGTATTCCAAAAAATTTACATGCCCAAGACCTGGGATTTCTCATTGGACCAAGATTAAATGCCGCAGGTAGAATGGATGATATGTCTTTAGGTATTGAGTGTTTAATTACCGATGATCCTGTGCAGGCAATGTCGTTAGCAAAACAATTAGATCAGTTTAATCAAGAGCGTAGAGTGGTTGAACAAGATATGCAGTTGCAAGCGCTGCAAACATTGAAACAAATATCTTTGGGTGCAACAAAAACATTGCCGTTAGGATTGTGTTTATTTGATGCGTCATGGCATCAAGGCGTCATTGGTATTCTTGCGTCACGCATTAAAGATAAGACGCATCGTCCTGTGATTGCATTTGCAAAAGATAATGACACGACAATTAAGGGATCTGCGCGTTCTATTGCCGGTGTGAATATCCGTGATATTTTAGTAGAAGTTGATACAGATCACCCTGGGCTTATTATTAAATTTGGTGGTCATGCCATGGCGGCAGGATTGTCACTTTTACAAAGTAATTTGCAAAAATTTTCCGCGGCATTTAATGTGGTGTTAGCAAAACATGTTAATTCAAGCATGTTAGAAAAAATTGTTGTGACA
Protein-coding sequences here:
- a CDS encoding cytochrome P450, which gives rise to MSTKSHRSIPLVQMGFMSQLAHLSKAEKLIALFEKYGDIVAISQREKFFAVNDVDAIGHILRDNSEAYDKHFPLYDRVKFFLGDGLLTHAGDVWRQRRKLIQPHFTHYAMPEVFSVTVEKTKEMILRWKRYAREREAFDLGQELLTLMLQISSKVLFHHELDYSKSRFLVSAYGKTQCNVNRAISMNPWFPSLAQWKARITHAQIGQAIEEIIKNHVPQVPADMLDTLLTATRCPMASLSQHDVHEEMRTFLGGGHETTGSGLVWTMATLLQHPEYVERLQHELTTVLDKRDPVYEDLPSLTLNKMIFQEGLRLYPPIWITGRRLLRPDVLCGYSIPEESTVTICMYALHRDECHWEEPDLFNPYRFTQEAVAARHKYAYLPFGAGSRGCIAQLFSMIQGPMVLAMLMQNFEFELLSNDFSHELFFTIRPKYPVYVRVKER
- the recJ gene encoding single-stranded-DNA-specific exonuclease RecJ, producing the protein MLKTVLLLGNYEGSIVELRRVVRRQVSEDSVHVALSKDIHPVVDRLLRHRGVYSVNEVDYALKHLLPFHALSNITAAACCLAEALEKQEKILIVGDFDADGATSTALSVRVLRAFGARNVDFLVPNRFNFGYGLTTELVAVAKNMQPDLIMTVDNGISSIAGVAAAKAAGIKVLITDHHLSPAVLPDADVIVNPNQREDEFESKALAGVGVVFYVMLALRAELRKRNWFEQQKIVEPNLANYLDIVALGTVADVVPLDRNNRILVAQGLQRIRAGKCVPGIAALLSIAKRIPKNLHAQDLGFLIGPRLNAAGRMDDMSLGIECLITDDPVQAMSLAKQLDQFNQERRVVEQDMQLQALQTLKQISLGATKTLPLGLCLFDASWHQGVIGILASRIKDKTHRPVIAFAKDNDTTIKGSARSIAGVNIRDILVEVDTDHPGLIIKFGGHAMAAGLSLLQSNLQKFSAAFNVVLAKHVNSSMLEKIVVTDGELRQEDFTLRFAEILQEYGPWGQQFPEPMFDGRFQVVDENILAGKYMKFTLLPENSESSIEAVAFNIDLEQWAMQRCEVAHVVYRLDINEFRERRKLQLIIEQIEPISMMERI
- a CDS encoding sugar porter family MFS transporter produces the protein MVYLIASIAAISGLLFGFDEGVIAGILPTLIENFHLDVAALGFLASALPLGAMFASIVLGSFIATKLTTKIGRKTAILTAAILFTVSAIGAAVSINLTTLVIARLITGIAIGIAGVMTPLYIAEMAPANLRGRLISCYQLAITIGIMLGYVVNYLFVYGINWRWMFAAGAIPALVLLVGMMCLPESHRWLVLSNQTDKARKVLNRISPNRDVSAELNNIEHTIADEGKMVKWSALFSPTVRPALIVAMGLFVLQQISGINVVIYFAPSIFAAAGMDSTSTQILATVGVGLVNMLTTVLAMWLVEKVGRRKLLYIGFAGAAATLIIISMGAQLQTVHLGMITFFAVLAYIAFFAIAIGPIPHIMMAEIFPIHVRNTGMGMASICNWGFNFLVVFSYPIFIKGLGISTTFWLYAVACILGLLFTRLYVPETRGVSLEDITEHLLSKKPLRELGQ